The Raphanus sativus cultivar WK10039 chromosome 2, ASM80110v3, whole genome shotgun sequence genome includes a region encoding these proteins:
- the LOC108818016 gene encoding squalene epoxidase 3 yields the protein MAVDHLILTTCFASLFASLLLYILRLRHSKKIVSNINQPLTVKPGNDDVDLIIVGAGVAGAALAHTLGKEGRRVHVIERDLTEPDRIVGELLQPGGYLKLIELGLEDCVKEIDAQRVLGYALFKDGKHTKLSYPLEQFDSDIAGRSFHNGRFVQRMREKASTLPNVRMEQGTVTSLVEEKGVIKGVQYKTKEGQELRSYAPLTIVCDGCFSNLRRSLCKPKVEVPSNFVGLVLENCELPFPNHGHVVLGDPSPILFYPISSSEVRCLVDVPGSKLPSLANGDMAKHLKITVAPQIPIEIREAFISAVEKGNIRTMPNRSMPADPIPTPGALLLGDAFNMRHPLTGGGMTVALSDIVILRDLLNPLVDLTDKESLSKYIESFYTLRKPVASTINTLAGALYKVFLASPDDARSEMRRACFDYLSLGGVCSSGPVALLSGLNPRPMSLVLHFFAVAIFGVGRLLVPLPSVKRLWLGARLISSASGIIFPIIKAEGVRQMFFPRTIPAIYRAPPAHSSSQ from the exons ATGGCCGTCGATCACTTAATCCTGACAACATGCTTCGCCTCCCTATTTGCGTCTCTGCTTCTCTACATCTTGCGTCTACGTCACAGCAAGAAGATTGTGAGCAATATCAACCAACCCTTGACGGTGAAACCTGGAAACGATGACGTTGATCTCATCATTGTTGGTGCTGGTGTTGCCGGCGCCGCCCTTGCTCATACACTTGGCAAG GAAGGGAGAAGAGTTCACGTTATTGAAAGAGACTTAACCGAACCTGACCGGATTGTTGGTGAATTGCTTCAACCAGGTGGATACTTGAAGCTAATCGAACTCGGGCTTGAAG ATTGTGTGAAGGAGATAGATGCGCAGAGAGTTCTTGGTTATGCACTCTTCAAAGATGGGAAACACACCAAACTCTCTTACCCTTTGGAACAGTTTGATTCTGATATTGCGGGTCGCAGCTTCCACAATGGTAGATTCGTGCAGAGGATGCGAGAGAAAGCTTCTACACTTCCCAA tgTTCGAATGGAGCAAGGAACAGTGACATCATTAGTGGAAGAAAAGGGAGTAATAAAAGGAGTTCAATACAAAACCAAAGAAGGACAAGAGCTTAGATCATATGCTCCACTCACCATCGTATGTGATGGTTGTTTCTCCAACTTACGTCGCTCTCTCTGCAAACCCAAAGTGGAAGTACCATCAAACTTCGTTGGTCTCGTGTTAGAGAACTGCGAGCTTCCCTTTCCAAACCACGGCCATGTTGTCCTCGGCGACCCATCACCCATTCTGTTCTACCCAATAAGCAGCTCTGAGGTCCGTTGCTTGGTGGACGTACCTGGCTCCAAACTCCCTTCACTCGCAAACGGCGACATGGCTAAGCATCTCAAGATAACCGTTGCACCACAGATACCTATCGAGATCCGAGAGGCCTTTATCTCAGCTGTTGAGAAAGGTAACATAAGAACAATGCCGAACCGAAGCATGCCTGCTGATCCCATCCCTACACCAGGAGCTTTGCTTCTTGGCGACGCGTTCAACATGCGTCACCCTCTAACAGGTGGTGGTATGACCGTGGCATTGTCTGACATAGTCATCCTACGTGATCTTTTGAACCCTCTCGTGGACTTGACCGATAAAGAGTCTTTGTCTAAGTACATTGAGTCGTTCTACACGTTGAGGAAACCTGTTGCGTCGACTATTAATACACTCGCGGGGGCTTTGTATAAAGTGTTCTTGGCATCTCCTGACGATGCGAGAAGCGAGATGCGTCGAGCTTGCTTTGATTATCTTAGTCTTGGAGGTGTTTGCTCGTCGGGACCAGTGGCTTTGCTCTCTGGTTTGAACCCGAGACCTATGAgtcttgttcttcatttcttcGCTGTGGCTATATTCGGTGTTGGTCGTTTGCTTGTTCCTCTTCCTTCAGTTAAACGATTGTGGCTTGGAGCTAGACTTATCTCG AGTGCTTCTGGGATTATATTTCCAATAATTAAAGCAGAAGGTGTGAGGCAGATGTTCTTCCCTCGAACCATTCCTGCCATTTACAGAGCTCCTCCTGCTCATTCTTCTTCTCAATGA
- the LOC108820976 gene encoding AP2-like ethylene-responsive transcription factor ANT → MKSFYDNDDSNTTNLLGFSLSSNMLKMSGGDALYSSSSSSAAATSSVPPQLVVGDNSSNYGVCYGSNSAAREMYSQMSVMPLRSDGSLCLVEALNRSSHSNHHHHTQVSSPKMEDFFGTHHHNTSHKEAMDLSLDSLFYNTTNASNNNTNFQEFFSFPQTRNHHEEETRNYENDPGLTHGGGSFNVGAYGEFQQSLSLSMSPGSQSSCITGSHHHQNQNQNHHQISEALIETNSGFETTTMAAAAKKKRGQEVVVVGQKQTVHRKSIDTFGQRTSQYRGVTRHRWTGRYEAHLWDNSFKKEGHSRKGRQVYLGGYDMEEKAARAYDLAALKYWGPSTHTNFSVENYQKEIDDMTNMTRQEYVAHLRRKSSGFSRGASIYRGVTRHHQHGRWQARIGRVAGNKDLYLGTFGTQEEAAEAYDVAAIKFRGTNAVTNFDITRYAVDRIMASNTLLSGEMARRNSNSIVVRNNNDVETALTAVVDGGSNKEVGSPEKVLSFPTIFALPQVGPKMFGANVIGNMSSWTTNPNADLKTVSLTLPQMPVFAAWADS, encoded by the exons atgaagtCTTTCTATGATAATGATGATAGTAATACGACTAATTTGCTAGGGTTCTCGTTGTCTTCGAATATGTTAAAAATGAGTGGAGGTGATGCTCTTTACtcgtcttcgtcttcttcaGCTGCTGCAACTTCTTCTGTTCCACCACAGCTTGTTGTTGGTGACAACAGTAGCAACTATGGAGTTTGCTACGGATCTAACTCAGCAGCTAGGGAAATGTATTCTCAAATGTCTGTGATGCCACTCAGATCTGACGGTTCACTTTGCTTAGTGGAAGCGCTCAACAGATCTTCTCACTCAAATCATCATCACCATACTCAAG TTTCATCTCCAAAGATGGAAGATTTCTTTGGGACCCATCATCACAACACGAGTCACAAAGAAGCCATGGATCTTAGCTTAGATAGTTTATTCTACAATACCACAAATGCCTCAAACAACAACACCAACTTTCAAGAGTTCTTTAGCTTCCCTCAAACCAGAAACCACCATGAGGAAGAAACAAGAAACTACGAGAATGACCCTGGTTTGACACATGGAGGAGGGTCTTTTAATGTAGGGGCATATGGGGAATTTCAACAGTCACTGAGCTTGTCCATGAGCCCTGGGTCACAATCTAGCTGCATCACTGGCTCTCACCaccaccaaaaccaaaaccaaaaccaccATCAGATCTCTGAAGCTTTGATCGAGACAAATTCTGGATTTGAGACAACAACAATGGCGGCTGCTgctaagaagaagagaggacaAGAAGTCGTGGTTGTTGGACAGAAACAGACTGTTCACAGAAAATCCATTGATACTTTTGGACAACGAACTTCGCAATACCGAGGCGTTACAag ACATAGATGGACCGGTAGATATGAAGCTCATCTATGGGACAATAGTTTCAAGAAGGAAGGTCATAGCAGAAAAGGAAGACAAG TTTATCTGG ggGGTTATGATATGGAGGAGAAAGCTGCTCGAGCATATGATCTTGCTGCACTCAAGTACTGGGGTCCCTCTACTCACACTAATTTCTCT GTGGAGAATTATCAGAAAGAGATTGATGACATGACGAATATGACTCGACAAGAATACGTCGCACACTTAAGAAGAAAAAGCAGTGGTTTCTCTAGGGGTGCTTCCATCTATAGAGGAGTCACCAG ACATCACCAGCATGGAAGGTGGCAAGCTCGGATCGGTAGAGTCGCTGGAAACAAAGATCTCTACCTCGGAACTTTCG GAACTCAAGAAGAAGCGGCGGAAGCCTACGATGTTGCAGCTATCAAGTTCCGTGGCACAAACGCTGTGACTAACTTTGACATAACAAGGTACGCTGTTGATCGCATAATGGCTAGTAACACACTCTTGTCTGGAGAGATGGCTCGAAGGAACAGCAACAGCATCGTGGTCCGCAACAATAACGACGTGGAAACCGCTCTAACCGCTGTCGTGGACGGTGGTTCTAATAAAGAAGTGGGTAGCCCGGAGAAGGTTTTGAGTTTTCCGACGATATTTGCGTTGCCTCAAGTTGGTCCGAAGATGTTCGGAGCAAATGTGATCGGAAATATGAGTTCTTGGACTACGAACCCTAATGCTGATCTCAAGACCGTTTCTCTTACTCTGCCTCAGATGCCGGTTTTCGCTGCGTGGGCTGATTCTTGA